One Stigmatopora argus isolate UIUO_Sarg chromosome 20, RoL_Sarg_1.0, whole genome shotgun sequence genomic region harbors:
- the LOC144066107 gene encoding uncharacterized protein LOC144066107: MNKVFESEELLYDNEGLKDGKLWKCSQCGKTFGKKSTLKTHMRSHTGEKPLSCTVCGETFTHKRNLNIHARTHTGEKPFSCSVCGQRFTRKGNLNSHARTHTGDKPFSCSVCCKVFSHQARLNNHARIHTGEKPFSCSVCGKAFSRNQSLKIHIRTHTGEKPFSCSVCGQRFTQKGDLNSHARIHTGENTFSCSVCGQRFTQKGSLKKHTRTHTGEKPFSCSVCGQRFTQKGHLNSHARIHTGENLFSCSVCGKIFTEKGSLKKHTRTHTGEKPVSCSVCGKAFSHKQVLRIHTRTHTGEKPFSCSVCGKAFSQKECLITHTRTHTGEKPFSCSVCGKTFTSKINLTIHARTHTG, translated from the exons atgaataaaGTGTTTG aaagcgaagagttgctttatgacaatgaaggtcttaaggacggcaaactctggaaatgctctcagtgtggaaaaacctttgggaaaaagtctactttgaaaacacatatgaggagccacactggggagaaacccttatcatgtacagtttgtggtgaaacatttacacacaagagaaacttaaatattcatgcaagaacccacactggtgaaaaaccattttcgtgttcagtttgtggtcaaagattcacacggaagggaaacttaaatagtcatgcaagaacacacacaggtgacaaaccattttcgtgttcagtttgctgtAAAGTCTTTTCTCATCAGGCACgcttaaataatcatgcaagaatccacactggtgaaaaaccattttcgtgttcagtttgcggtaaagccttttctcgaaatcaatccttaaaaatccacataagaacccacactggtgaaaaaccattttcgtgttcagtttgtggtcaaagattcacacagaagggagacttaaatagtcatgcaagaatacacacaggtgaaaatacattttcgtgttcagtttgtggtcaaagatttacacagaagggatccttaaaaaagcacacaagaacccacactggtgaaaaaccattttcgtgttcagtttgtggtcaaagattcacacagaagggacacttaaatagtcatgcaagaatacacacaggtgaaaatttattttcgtgttcagtttgtggtaaaatatttacagagaagggatccttaaaaaagcacacaagaacccacactggtgaaaaaccagtttcgtgttcagtttgtggtaaagccttttctcataagcaagttttacgaatacacacaagaacccacactggtgaaaaaccattttcgtgttcagtttgtggtaaagccttttctcaaaaggaaTGCTTAATAactcacacaagaacccacactggtgaaaaaccattttcgtgttcagtttgtggtaaaacatttacaagcaAGATAAACTtaactattcatgcaagaacacacacaggttaa